A genome region from Triticum aestivum cultivar Chinese Spring chromosome 2B, IWGSC CS RefSeq v2.1, whole genome shotgun sequence includes the following:
- the LOC123040662 gene encoding uncharacterized protein, translating into MVKQIQQKSEATISQFESEMADLKNRLAAQELEIQKANSKFEFSVSEQEKLKKNFEAEKKIWADEKASLVTRAETAEALLAEATTELSDLKRQISQMVSAIFGPRSTNLKQNMLIKLKAVYTLVEKLYIASRALAVVALSDDVPHLLQYLLKWLASLPQRIQDLRRASARAEAVAVLSRAKAWIPELDQADLALGYPSLKEDGTVFDGHDFTAYVKVIRPVATLIGNDTDLTKYQPGYDQENRRILAPPFDEVSLIPPTRKHTFAPEVDPASLIDDEAEFEALSGIDWASSTFQDKAADKEAEKDNPEHSSPPKDETPGVYDFAKQCFIIQTRGVL; encoded by the exons atggtgaagcaaatacagcaaaaatctgag gccaccataagtcaatttgagtcggagatgGCTGACCTGAAGAACCGCCTGGCCGCTCAAGAACTTGAgattcaaaaggccaactccaaatttgaattcagtgtctctgaacaagagaagctgaagaagaattttgaggcagagaagaaaatctgggctgatgaaaaggcttcACTGGTGACCCGGGCTGAGACGGCAGAGGCATTACTTGCAGAAGCAACAACGGAGCTATCCGACTTAAAacgccagatatctcaaatggtctcagcgatctttg GCCCtaggagcacaaacctcaagcagaacatgttgatcaagctgaaggcggtttatactcttGTGGAGAAGCTCTACATCGCGTCACGTGCtctggccgttgtagctttatcagaTGACGTTCCTCACCTCCTGCAATACTTATTGAAATGGCTTGCTTCACTACCTCAACGGATCCAAGATCTAAGGCGGGCATCCGCAAGAGCCGAGGCCGTAGCGGTGTTGAGCCGGGCGAAAGCCTGGATCCCGGAACTAGACCAAGCCgacctcgctcttggataccccagtctTAAAGAAGATGGGACCGTATTTGATGGACATGACTTCACCGCCTATGTCAAAGTTATACGCCCCGTGGCCACTCTTATTGGGAACGATactgatcttaccaagtatcagccgggctatgaccaGGAGAATCGGAGAATCCTAGCACCTCCCTTTGatgaagtcagcctgatccctccaacccgtaagcatacctttgcccctgaagtggacccagccagtttaatagatgatgaagccgaatttgaagccttgagcggcattgactgggcctcgtcaactttccaggacaaagcagccgacaaagaagcggagaaggataacccggagcatTCAAGTCCGCCAAAAGATGAAACGCCAGGCGTTTATGACTTTgcaaaacaatgcttcattattcagactcggggagtcttgtaa